One window of Microcoleus vaginatus PCC 9802 genomic DNA carries:
- a CDS encoding CHASE2 domain-containing protein — protein MPSPQEFHRAVTVKFRCASAYQLLAMPKLVVLKLDDNLIKGVRVSLEIGAEGEWPAVEIQAFLPPKPEIAEHYDRWQSTYRSLGDFRIKPIEISIKDSRAEQLSKCRLLREQLSQQINSWLNSEPFRKLKETLLEQLMPSDTIRFLIKTDDIDLRRLPWYCWDIFERYPKAEIALSPATYKKPAIANRNPAKGCVKILAILGNSQKIDIEQDRIILAGLPSAEVTFLVEPSRCQIGDQLWEKSWDILFFAGHSSTRSDGRSGKFYINQTESLTVEELKHGFKLAVSSGLQLAILNSCDGLGIGRQLEDLGLPQTIVMREPVSDRAAQDFLKYFLQAFCSGEPLYVAVRLARQRLAELGSEIPGADWLPIICQNPASKPPTWQELLHKAEPETVSNPPSLSRLRRFQVGLLAIATAAVSVMGARSLGLLQIWELQAFDQLMRLRPAESSDSRLLVVEATERDINKYGFPLPDATIAKAVGKLAQYGAQTIALDIFRDRPLQPGYAALAARFQGDRNLIGLCSVKETGKPNKCGIKPPPALPKERLGFSDVVADPDGILRRHLLFMQPHSSDPCTTEHSLSARAALHYLAAKGIKAESLPRDKIRLGNAVFAPIHGSTGAYHNLDERGFQMMLNYRQPKNFVRRVMLAELLEEKVNPNLIKDRIIFIGVTAPISNPDYFLTPYSAGESPSQKMPGVLIQAQMSSQIISAVLDRRPLLQIAPEWAQMLWIVGWAAVGSAIAIVSRRRLHVVSGAIGSAGILCGVCWFLLIGGWWVPLVPSALAMVAAGVIAIVFTFRPK, from the coding sequence ATGCCCAGCCCACAAGAATTTCATCGCGCCGTGACTGTAAAATTTAGATGCGCCTCGGCTTATCAGTTGTTAGCCATGCCGAAATTAGTTGTTTTGAAGCTAGATGATAACTTGATAAAAGGGGTGCGAGTTTCTCTGGAAATCGGCGCGGAAGGAGAGTGGCCCGCAGTGGAAATCCAAGCCTTCCTGCCTCCGAAACCCGAAATAGCGGAACACTACGATCGCTGGCAGTCAACCTACCGCAGTTTGGGAGATTTCCGCATTAAGCCGATCGAAATTAGCATTAAGGACTCTCGTGCGGAACAGTTGTCCAAATGCCGCTTGTTGCGGGAACAGTTAAGCCAGCAAATCAATAGCTGGCTCAACTCCGAACCGTTTCGCAAACTCAAAGAAACATTGCTCGAACAATTAATGCCGTCGGACACCATTCGATTTTTAATCAAAACTGACGACATCGATTTGCGGCGGCTGCCTTGGTACTGTTGGGATATTTTTGAGCGCTACCCGAAAGCCGAAATTGCTTTGAGCCCCGCAACTTATAAAAAACCGGCTATCGCCAACAGAAATCCCGCTAAAGGCTGCGTAAAAATTTTAGCAATTTTGGGAAACAGTCAAAAAATTGATATTGAGCAAGATCGAATTATACTTGCAGGATTGCCCTCAGCAGAAGTTACTTTTTTAGTAGAACCAAGCCGCTGCCAAATCGGCGATCAGCTTTGGGAAAAAAGCTGGGATATCTTATTTTTTGCCGGACACAGTTCCACCCGCAGCGACGGCCGCTCGGGTAAATTTTATATCAATCAAACCGAGAGTTTAACAGTAGAAGAACTGAAACACGGTTTCAAGCTAGCGGTTAGCAGCGGCTTGCAGTTGGCCATTTTGAATTCCTGCGATGGATTGGGAATAGGACGACAGCTTGAAGATTTGGGCCTCCCGCAAACTATCGTAATGCGGGAACCCGTGTCCGATCGAGCTGCCCAAGATTTTTTAAAATATTTTCTCCAAGCTTTTTGCAGCGGGGAACCTTTGTATGTGGCAGTGCGCCTCGCGAGGCAAAGATTGGCAGAATTAGGGTCAGAAATTCCCGGTGCGGATTGGCTGCCGATTATTTGTCAAAATCCGGCATCCAAGCCGCCAACTTGGCAAGAGTTGCTGCACAAAGCCGAGCCGGAAACTGTCAGCAATCCGCCATCTTTATCTCGGCTGCGCCGCTTTCAGGTCGGGCTGTTGGCGATCGCAACTGCTGCTGTTTCTGTCATGGGAGCGAGATCGCTGGGCTTGCTCCAGATATGGGAATTGCAAGCTTTTGACCAACTGATGCGGCTGCGTCCTGCTGAAAGCTCAGACTCGCGTTTGCTGGTGGTGGAGGCGACGGAAAGGGATATCAACAAATACGGCTTTCCGCTGCCGGATGCGACGATCGCAAAAGCAGTGGGAAAATTGGCACAGTATGGGGCGCAAACGATCGCCCTGGATATCTTCCGCGATCGCCCTTTACAACCCGGTTATGCAGCATTAGCCGCTCGCTTTCAGGGCGATCGAAATTTAATTGGTTTGTGCAGCGTCAAAGAAACCGGCAAACCCAACAAATGCGGCATCAAACCGCCGCCCGCACTGCCAAAAGAGCGCCTCGGGTTCAGCGATGTGGTGGCAGATCCCGACGGCATTCTCCGCCGCCACTTGCTGTTTATGCAGCCGCACAGCAGCGATCCTTGTACTACAGAGCACTCTTTGAGCGCGAGGGCTGCCCTCCATTACCTAGCAGCAAAAGGCATCAAAGCGGAATCTCTTCCCAGAGATAAGATAAGGCTGGGCAATGCAGTTTTTGCACCGATTCACGGCAGTACAGGCGCTTATCACAACTTGGACGAGCGCGGTTTTCAAATGATGCTCAATTACCGACAACCCAAAAATTTTGTTCGCCGAGTCATGCTGGCGGAACTGTTAGAAGAAAAAGTCAATCCCAATTTGATAAAAGACCGAATTATATTTATTGGCGTGACGGCGCCGATTTCCAATCCAGATTATTTTTTGACGCCCTACAGTGCGGGAGAATCACCTTCCCAGAAAATGCCGGGGGTGTTAATTCAAGCGCAAATGTCGAGTCAAATTATCAGCGCTGTTTTGGATCGGCGCCCGCTGCTGCAAATTGCTCCTGAATGGGCCCAAATGCTGTGGATTGTGGGTTGGGCAGCAGTTGGTAGCGCGATCGCGATTGTCAGCCGACGCAGGCTGCACGTGGTGTCGGGGGCGATCGGATCTGCGGGGATTTTGTGCGGGGTTTGCTGGTTTTTGCTAATCGGGGGCTGGTGGGTGCCTTTGGTACCCTCAGCTTTGGCAATGGTAGCAGCGGGTGTAATTGCGATCGTTTTTACTTTTCGGCCGAAATGA
- a CDS encoding iron ABC transporter permease — protein sequence MKNSKQSLQQTGIRTIQWLSTLRGLSASGWTLAVIALALPIAIPVLSVLSSIFFEAKDTWQHLTDTVLTRYIVNSLLLTIGVGCGVVVIGVGCAWLVTMCRFRASRVFEWALLLPLAAPAYVLAYTYTDFLEFSGPVQTALRYIFGWSYGDYWFPNVRSLPGAILMLILVLYPYVYLLTRVAFLEQSTCTLEASRILGCSPWQSFITVALPMARPAIVAGLALALMETLNDYGTVQYFGVDTFTTGIYRTWFGMGERIAANQLAALLLLFVLGLILVERWSRSRTKYYQASSRYRQLQTYQLKGIREILAVMACLIPLFLGFLLPAGLLFKLTLANWQVTLDERFWIFARHSLILATLTAILAVIIALIMAYGLRLYPNVGVQLGTRVAAMGYAVPGSVIAVGIMVPIGKFDNLLDSWMRENLGISTGLLLSGTIAALVFAYIVRFLAVSLNAVESSLSKIKPNLDDAARSLGYSPMQTLVTVHTPMMTGGLLTAMMLVFVDVMKELPATIIIRPFNFDTLAVRTYQLASDERLAEASGPALAIVLVGMLPVILLSWKIARSRKSSTELTVNS from the coding sequence ATGAAAAATTCCAAACAATCACTACAGCAAACAGGAATCAGGACAATCCAATGGCTCTCGACCTTACGCGGTCTATCGGCTAGTGGCTGGACACTTGCTGTTATCGCTTTAGCATTGCCGATCGCCATACCAGTTCTCAGTGTCTTATCCAGTATCTTTTTTGAAGCTAAAGATACATGGCAACATTTAACCGATACAGTTTTAACCCGTTATATCGTCAACTCTTTATTGTTAACGATCGGTGTCGGCTGTGGTGTTGTCGTGATTGGCGTAGGATGTGCGTGGCTAGTAACAATGTGTCGCTTTCGGGCCAGTCGCGTATTTGAATGGGCATTACTGTTACCCTTAGCTGCCCCAGCTTATGTGCTAGCTTATACTTATACAGACTTTTTAGAATTTTCCGGCCCAGTTCAAACTGCTTTGCGTTATATTTTTGGCTGGAGTTATGGAGACTATTGGTTTCCTAACGTGCGATCGCTCCCTGGAGCAATATTAATGCTAATCTTAGTTTTATATCCCTACGTCTACCTATTAACAAGAGTTGCATTTTTGGAGCAATCCACTTGTACCCTAGAAGCTAGTAGAATACTTGGCTGTAGTCCTTGGCAGAGTTTTATTACAGTTGCCTTACCAATGGCAAGACCCGCAATTGTTGCAGGTTTAGCACTGGCTTTGATGGAAACTCTCAACGATTATGGCACTGTTCAGTATTTTGGAGTTGATACTTTTACCACAGGTATTTATCGGACTTGGTTTGGCATGGGAGAACGAATTGCAGCAAATCAATTAGCTGCCCTGCTATTATTATTTGTTTTAGGTTTAATTTTAGTAGAACGCTGGTCGCGCAGTCGGACTAAATATTATCAAGCTAGCAGTCGCTATCGCCAACTGCAAACTTATCAACTTAAAGGAATCCGGGAAATTTTAGCGGTAATGGCTTGTTTGATTCCGCTATTTTTGGGTTTTTTATTGCCAGCAGGTCTTTTATTCAAATTGACATTAGCGAATTGGCAAGTAACCTTAGATGAACGCTTTTGGATCTTTGCCCGTCATAGTTTAATTTTGGCCACCCTGACAGCCATTTTAGCGGTAATTATTGCCTTGATTATGGCTTATGGTTTACGGTTATATCCTAATGTAGGAGTGCAGTTAGGAACGAGAGTTGCGGCAATGGGCTATGCTGTACCTGGTTCTGTGATAGCAGTGGGGATTATGGTTCCCATTGGAAAATTTGACAATCTATTGGATAGTTGGATGCGTGAAAACTTGGGGATTTCAACAGGTTTGTTGTTAAGCGGTACGATCGCAGCTTTGGTATTTGCCTATATAGTTCGCTTCCTAGCTGTTTCTTTAAATGCGGTGGAGTCAAGTTTGAGCAAAATCAAGCCTAATTTAGATGATGCGGCGAGAAGTTTGGGTTATAGTCCGATGCAAACTTTGGTTACAGTTCATACACCAATGATGACCGGAGGTTTACTAACTGCCATGATGTTAGTATTCGTTGATGTGATGAAAGAGTTACCGGCTACTATAATTATTAGACCTTTTAACTTTGATACTTTGGCGGTGCGAACTTATCAACTTGCCTCAGATGAACGATTGGCTGAAGCTTCTGGCCCAGCATTGGCAATTGTTTTAGTGGGAATGTTACCGGTAATTTTATTAAGTTGGAAAATTGCGCGATCGCGCAAGTCTTCAACAGAGTTAACGGTTAACAGTTAA
- a CDS encoding DNA-binding response regulator, whose translation MTISADRKAKILVVDDDDSIRTLIYRFLNQTYQVQFAADGQTALEIFEDFNPVLVILDWNLPDTTGYKLCQEMQKRTNVLVAILSSRTAQEDRIKIMKAGADDFMCKPFCLEELAVRVEVLLRRARSVTPPNLVFGQLAIDLLSREVRLKEQILTLTALEFEILCFLATHSGKACSRQQLIEKVWGWKSNYGAEERVVDVHIGQIRRKMAKVDAAVPNFIQTVRGYGYTFAPIARRDRVVGN comes from the coding sequence ATGACAATATCTGCCGATCGAAAAGCCAAAATTCTGGTTGTAGATGACGACGACTCTATCCGCACTCTCATCTACCGCTTTCTAAATCAAACATATCAAGTACAATTTGCCGCAGACGGCCAAACTGCTCTCGAAATTTTTGAAGATTTTAACCCAGTCCTTGTCATTTTGGATTGGAATTTGCCCGATACTACTGGCTATAAACTTTGCCAAGAAATGCAGAAGCGCACTAATGTTTTAGTCGCGATTCTCAGCAGCCGCACCGCCCAAGAAGATCGAATTAAAATCATGAAAGCAGGTGCCGATGATTTTATGTGCAAACCCTTCTGTCTTGAAGAATTGGCAGTTAGAGTAGAAGTCTTGTTGAGGCGGGCGAGATCCGTCACTCCGCCCAACCTTGTATTCGGTCAATTAGCGATCGATTTACTGAGTAGGGAGGTGAGATTGAAGGAGCAAATTCTAACGCTGACAGCCTTAGAATTTGAAATATTGTGTTTTTTGGCAACTCATTCGGGTAAAGCTTGCAGCCGCCAACAGCTAATCGAAAAAGTTTGGGGGTGGAAATCCAATTATGGAGCAGAAGAGCGAGTGGTGGACGTGCATATCGGCCAAATTCGCAGGAAAATGGCTAAAGTTGATGCCGCTGTTCCGAATTTTATTCAAACTGTTCGGGGATACGGTTACACTTTCGCTCCGATCGCTCGCAGGGACAGGGTAGTTGGTAATTGA
- a CDS encoding sigma-70 family RNA polymerase sigma factor has protein sequence MPDTNDKENNLNQQLQHLVAEACSHPPKSLMRREKLSEIVRLIVKSGKLWQEDTPHYNDALQQTWVYFCRNVCEANTANKPYDRNLGSVITWLDKYLKMRLKDFTLERTQEKVRRDLPLISEDSAEINLINNIENPPTYSDSPLAILEETKKWVRADPEGELRSVHIKERPDVTCQTLILRRLPPETPWKNIALEFNLPPSTAPNFYKRECLPRLRNFAKNQGYLE, from the coding sequence ATGCCCGACACCAACGATAAGGAAAACAATTTAAACCAACAACTGCAACATCTAGTTGCTGAAGCCTGTTCGCATCCGCCCAAAAGCTTGATGCGGCGAGAAAAACTCAGCGAGATAGTGAGGCTGATTGTAAAATCCGGCAAACTTTGGCAAGAAGACACGCCTCATTACAACGATGCTTTACAGCAAACTTGGGTGTATTTTTGTCGCAATGTTTGCGAAGCGAACACCGCAAACAAACCTTACGATCGCAATCTGGGCAGCGTCATTACTTGGTTGGACAAATATCTCAAGATGCGACTGAAAGACTTTACTCTCGAACGAACGCAGGAAAAAGTTAGACGTGATTTACCGTTGATTTCAGAAGACTCAGCAGAAATTAACCTGATCAATAATATCGAAAACCCGCCGACTTATTCTGACAGTCCGCTAGCCATCCTAGAAGAGACAAAAAAATGGGTGCGGGCAGATCCGGAGGGGGAATTGAGAAGCGTTCACATCAAAGAACGCCCCGATGTCACTTGCCAAACCTTAATTCTGAGGCGTCTTCCCCCGGAGACTCCCTGGAAAAACATTGCTCTTGAATTTAACTTGCCGCCGTCAACCGCCCCCAATTTTTATAAAAGAGAATGTCTGCCCCGCTTGCGAAATTTTGCCAAAAATCAAGGATATCTGGAATAA
- a CDS encoding pentapeptide repeat-containing protein has translation MINKKLAMFTRTTGTISFLLLTIFVTFGCQKQEASPLETLQKTKQCPACDLSAAKLSNLDLTSANLNGAKLEGAVLEKVKLNEALLDSVNLKGANLKAASLEKAGLFGADLTNADLSNANLKGAFLRGAKLNNANLSNADLSETDLNSADLTGANLKGANLKGAIMPDGTIKN, from the coding sequence ATGATTAATAAAAAATTAGCAATGTTTACCCGCACGACTGGGACAATCTCTTTCTTACTACTTACTATTTTTGTCACGTTTGGATGCCAAAAACAGGAGGCCAGTCCCCTCGAAACATTACAAAAAACTAAGCAATGTCCAGCATGCGATCTGAGTGCCGCTAAGTTAAGCAACCTTGATTTAACAAGCGCTAATCTCAATGGTGCTAAGTTGGAAGGTGCTGTGCTAGAAAAGGTCAAACTTAATGAAGCCTTACTCGATAGCGTCAATCTCAAAGGTGCAAATTTAAAAGCTGCTTCTCTGGAAAAAGCAGGTTTATTTGGGGCCGATCTCACAAATGCTGATTTGAGTAATGCAAATCTCAAGGGGGCTTTTTTGCGAGGCGCAAAACTGAATAATGCCAATCTTAGTAACGCCGATTTAAGTGAAACTGACTTAAATAGTGCTGATTTGACAGGGGCAAACCTGAAAGGGGCAAACCTGAAAGGGGCAATAATGCCGGATGGTACAATTAAAAATTAA
- a CDS encoding DUF1822 family protein, protein MNNSIENIREKSIPLPITAAAMRLAQKFSNLDGVTSPEKKEQVYFNTLAVCAVKDYMEMMDIPTDLNASDSWNAAMRLYTDAADLKLTQLGHLECRPLKSGKFCYIPLEIPDDRIGLVAVEIDIKRQEATLLGFMKTASAGDLAIDKLQSFDKLLQHLDCLEHRQKTVKLRQWLHNIFEAGWQSVEDILVPQEPHLAFRYSSAVVRGKIINLTADIAEKASATIDGFQEKPNLWRGVREPARSVALLVAIEPKTDTETNIKVQVHPAGGADSLPLNLTLKVIDGEGKTVMEACAGSGNGYMTLEFAADRGECFSVVVKLKELCIAENFAA, encoded by the coding sequence ATGAATAACAGCATCGAAAATATCAGAGAAAAATCTATTCCCCTACCCATTACAGCAGCAGCGATGCGGCTGGCACAGAAGTTTTCAAATCTTGACGGAGTGACATCCCCGGAAAAAAAAGAGCAAGTTTATTTCAACACTTTAGCTGTATGTGCAGTGAAAGATTACATGGAAATGATGGACATTCCCACAGACTTGAATGCCAGCGACAGTTGGAACGCGGCCATGCGCCTGTACACCGATGCAGCAGACTTGAAATTAACTCAACTAGGCCATTTGGAATGCCGACCTCTGAAGTCTGGCAAGTTTTGTTACATTCCGTTGGAAATACCGGACGATCGCATTGGTTTAGTAGCAGTTGAGATCGATATAAAGCGACAAGAAGCTACTTTGCTGGGATTTATGAAAACTGCAAGCGCTGGCGATTTAGCTATTGATAAATTGCAAAGTTTTGACAAACTTCTCCAACATTTAGATTGTCTGGAGCACCGCCAAAAAACTGTAAAACTGCGCCAGTGGTTGCACAATATTTTTGAGGCTGGCTGGCAGTCTGTAGAAGATATTTTAGTGCCACAAGAACCTCATTTAGCTTTTCGTTACAGCAGCGCAGTCGTGCGGGGCAAGATAATCAATCTGACAGCAGATATCGCGGAAAAAGCATCCGCAACCATCGATGGTTTTCAAGAAAAACCTAATTTATGGAGGGGTGTAAGAGAACCAGCCCGATCGGTAGCTTTGCTAGTGGCGATCGAACCAAAAACCGATACTGAAACTAATATTAAAGTACAGGTGCATCCCGCCGGCGGGGCAGACAGCTTGCCGCTCAATCTGACTCTGAAAGTCATCGACGGCGAGGGAAAAACTGTCATGGAAGCTTGCGCCGGCAGCGGTAACGGCTACATGACTCTAGAATTTGCCGCCGATCGCGGAGAATGTTTCAGCGTTGTGGTAAAACTGAAAGAACTCTGTATTGCAGAGAATTTTGCCGCCTAA
- a CDS encoding DUF475 domain-containing protein, which produces MIDQFLDASPNVGLDGFLLLLVLVALEAVLSADNAIALASISKGLEDAKAQQKALNLGLIIAFVLRILLILTATWVIQYWQFELLGALYLLWLVFQHFTSDTDSEGEHHGPRFASVWQAIPMIAFTDLAFSLDSVTTAIAVSDNTFIVVSGATIGIIALRFMAGLFIRWLDEYVHLESAGYITVGFVGMRLLVKVINPDLVPPQWLLVSSIVLMFVWGFSKRTPEPAEIAKSLEISLNQPDSEVALPESQGQKSEI; this is translated from the coding sequence ATGATAGATCAATTTCTCGACGCTTCGCCCAATGTTGGACTTGACGGCTTTTTATTATTGTTGGTTTTGGTGGCTTTGGAGGCTGTACTTTCGGCTGACAACGCGATCGCCCTGGCGTCTATTTCTAAAGGTTTGGAAGATGCCAAGGCTCAGCAAAAAGCTCTCAACTTGGGTTTGATAATTGCTTTTGTACTGCGTATCTTACTAATTTTAACGGCTACTTGGGTGATCCAATACTGGCAGTTTGAACTGCTTGGTGCTCTCTACCTGCTGTGGCTTGTTTTCCAACATTTTACTTCAGATACAGACTCCGAAGGAGAACATCACGGGCCGAGATTTGCCTCTGTGTGGCAAGCAATTCCCATGATTGCTTTTACGGATTTAGCGTTTTCCTTGGATAGCGTTACTACTGCGATCGCTGTTTCTGACAACACTTTTATCGTCGTAAGCGGCGCTACTATTGGAATTATTGCCCTGCGATTCATGGCCGGGTTGTTCATCCGCTGGCTGGATGAATACGTTCACCTAGAAAGTGCTGGTTACATCACAGTTGGGTTCGTGGGAATGCGATTGTTGGTGAAAGTAATTAATCCGGATTTAGTGCCTCCGCAATGGCTGCTAGTTTCCAGTATCGTCTTGATGTTTGTGTGGGGATTTTCTAAGCGCACTCCCGAGCCAGCCGAGATTGCAAAATCTCTAGAAATTTCTCTCAATCAGCCGGATTCAGAAGTGGCACTGCCGGAATCGCAAGGACAGAAGTCCGAAATTTAA
- a CDS encoding iron ABC transporter substrate-binding protein has translation MAVDTPSCQLPDEKIYYYRTMSISRRIFLASGTAMAVVAVGELSKKAPVLAQTGTVNLYSARHYDTDNQLYQSFTKKTGIKVNLVEAEADQLIERIKNEGANSPADVYLTVDGGRLWRAKQAGILQPVSSQVLTSAIPASLRDPQGFWFGLSRRARVIVYNKSKVNPAQLSTYEALTEPRWKGKVLVRSSTNIYNQSLVGAMLAVHGEQKTEAWARGLVANFARPPEGNDTAQIKAVADGVGDIAIVNTYYVARLMKSKDPAEQAVAAKVGVFFPNQRDRGTHVNISGAGVVKTSRNKAAAIKFLEHLATKESQQIFARSNYEYPVMSGVAIDPAVASFGTFKSDPLNPDVFGKNNAEALKISDRAGWK, from the coding sequence ATGGCTGTAGATACACCATCGTGTCAATTACCAGATGAAAAAATCTATTATTATAGAACAATGAGCATTTCTCGGCGTATTTTTCTTGCCAGCGGTACAGCAATGGCTGTCGTCGCAGTGGGGGAACTCAGCAAAAAAGCCCCAGTCCTAGCCCAAACGGGCACCGTCAACCTTTATTCAGCACGTCACTACGACACTGATAATCAGTTGTACCAAAGCTTCACGAAAAAAACTGGCATCAAGGTTAACCTCGTTGAAGCGGAGGCTGACCAACTAATTGAACGGATCAAAAATGAAGGTGCAAATAGCCCCGCTGATGTTTACCTCACCGTTGATGGTGGGCGTTTGTGGCGGGCGAAACAAGCAGGTATCCTACAACCTGTGTCTTCACAAGTGCTGACATCGGCAATTCCAGCAAGTTTGCGAGATCCTCAAGGTTTCTGGTTTGGTCTATCGCGTCGGGCACGGGTGATTGTTTATAACAAAAGCAAGGTGAACCCTGCCCAGTTGTCAACCTATGAGGCGCTGACAGAACCTCGGTGGAAAGGCAAAGTTTTAGTGCGATCGTCCACTAATATCTATAATCAGTCTCTGGTTGGAGCTATGTTAGCGGTTCATGGAGAGCAAAAAACAGAAGCTTGGGCGCGAGGATTGGTGGCTAATTTTGCGCGTCCTCCAGAGGGGAATGATACAGCGCAAATCAAGGCGGTTGCTGATGGGGTAGGCGATATTGCCATTGTTAATACCTATTATGTAGCTCGCTTAATGAAATCGAAAGATCCAGCAGAACAGGCGGTGGCGGCGAAAGTAGGTGTATTTTTCCCCAACCAGCGCGATCGCGGTACCCACGTCAATATTAGTGGTGCCGGTGTAGTCAAAACCTCCCGTAACAAAGCAGCGGCGATCAAATTCTTGGAACACCTAGCCACTAAGGAATCTCAACAAATTTTTGCTAGGAGTAATTACGAATATCCTGTGATGTCAGGTGTGGCGATCGATCCTGCAGTTGCCAGTTTTGGTACATTCAAATCTGACCCTCTTAACCCTGATGTGTTTGGGAAAAATAACGCCGAAGCTTTAAAGATTTCCGATCGCGCCGGATGGAAATAG
- a CDS encoding DNA-binding response regulator, whose amino-acid sequence MTISTEQNSKILVVENDAPVRNFIDGYLNQTYQVQSAADGKTALEIFEEFNPVLVILDGNLPDKIGVKLCEEMQKRKNVFLLVIFSSVTGEEARIKIIKAGVDDFIGKPFSFEDLAVRIEILLREMKTVTPRNLVFGELGIDLMSREVRLKETTLALTALEFQLLYFLATYPGKAWSRQQLIEKVWGWKCNDARDEQVVDVYIRLIRRKLAKVDSAVPNFIQTTHGYGYTFAPIDRNNKVVSN is encoded by the coding sequence ATGACGATATCTACCGAGCAAAATTCCAAAATTCTGGTTGTAGAGAATGACGCCCCCGTCCGTAATTTCATCGACGGCTATCTGAATCAGACATATCAAGTACAATCTGCTGCAGACGGAAAAACAGCTTTAGAAATCTTTGAGGAATTTAACCCAGTCCTCGTAATCTTGGATGGCAATTTGCCCGATAAGATCGGCGTTAAACTTTGCGAAGAAATGCAGAAACGGAAGAATGTTTTTTTACTCGTGATTTTCAGCAGCGTTACAGGCGAAGAAGCTCGAATTAAAATCATCAAAGCAGGTGTTGATGATTTTATCGGCAAACCGTTCAGTTTTGAGGACTTGGCAGTTAGAATAGAAATCTTGTTGAGGGAGATGAAAACCGTCACTCCGCGCAATCTTGTCTTCGGTGAACTAGGGATCGATTTAATGAGTAGGGAGGTGAGATTGAAAGAGACAACTTTAGCTCTGACGGCCTTAGAATTTCAACTCTTGTATTTTTTGGCAACTTATCCAGGTAAAGCCTGGAGCCGCCAACAGCTAATCGAAAAAGTTTGGGGATGGAAATGCAATGACGCACGAGACGAGCAAGTGGTGGACGTGTATATCCGTCTGATTCGCAGGAAACTGGCTAAAGTCGATTCGGCTGTTCCGAATTTTATTCAAACTACTCACGGATACGGTTACACTTTCGCTCCGATCGATCGCAATAACAAGGTAGTTTCTAATTGA
- a CDS encoding ABC transporter ATP-binding protein, producing the protein MARPIILHLDGVTKQYSQAASPAVASVTLTLHQGDILGLLGPSGCGKTTLLRLIAGFEQLQAGTIALAGKTVASVNMSVPPEQRDIGMVFQDYALFPHLTVAKNVAFGLTHQGKESKHNIQKGVTEALALVGLEGLENRYPHELSGGQQQRVALARALAPRPAVILLDEPLSNLDVQVRLRLRQEVREILKATGTSGVFVTHDREEALSISDWVAVMRQGQLEQFGTPEEVYREPASRFVAEFVTQANFVSASLKQDFWETEVGCFAIKKDSVVKVPCDVSTEGELMIRQEDLSLFLDEDSAVVVCDRQFLGRENRYCLKTPSGEKIYALTTTGNVFPIGSKVRLSCGDNSPLAFFVGKPRP; encoded by the coding sequence ATGGCTCGACCTATAATTCTGCATTTGGATGGAGTAACAAAACAGTATTCTCAAGCAGCATCACCTGCGGTGGCATCTGTCACCCTGACATTACATCAAGGAGATATACTGGGGTTGTTGGGGCCATCGGGTTGTGGGAAAACAACGTTGCTGCGGTTAATTGCTGGTTTTGAACAGCTACAAGCAGGGACGATCGCTCTAGCAGGAAAAACTGTAGCCAGTGTTAATATGTCAGTTCCGCCGGAACAGCGAGACATTGGTATGGTGTTTCAAGACTATGCACTATTCCCCCATTTGACAGTCGCGAAAAATGTAGCTTTTGGCTTGACGCATCAAGGAAAAGAGTCAAAGCATAATATTCAGAAAGGTGTCACCGAAGCATTAGCGCTGGTGGGATTAGAAGGATTGGAAAACCGTTATCCCCATGAATTATCCGGGGGTCAGCAACAGCGAGTGGCGCTGGCCCGTGCTTTAGCCCCTAGACCTGCGGTTATTTTACTAGATGAACCGTTGAGTAATTTAGATGTACAAGTACGGTTAAGATTGCGCCAGGAAGTCCGCGAGATTCTCAAAGCAACGGGAACCTCTGGTGTATTTGTCACGCACGATCGCGAAGAAGCACTTTCGATTTCAGATTGGGTAGCGGTGATGCGTCAAGGCCAATTAGAACAGTTTGGCACTCCAGAGGAAGTTTACCGAGAACCAGCATCTCGATTTGTGGCTGAGTTTGTGACGCAAGCTAATTTTGTTTCTGCATCGCTGAAGCAGGATTTTTGGGAAACAGAAGTAGGTTGTTTTGCTATTAAAAAAGATTCAGTTGTAAAAGTTCCTTGTGATGTTTCTACTGAAGGAGAATTGATGATCCGGCAGGAAGATTTAAGTTTATTCTTAGATGAAGATTCGGCTGTTGTGGTTTGCGATCGCCAATTTTTAGGCAGAGAAAATCGTTATTGTTTAAAGACTCCTTCTGGAGAAAAAATATATGCACTCACAACCACAGGAAATGTTTTTCCCATTGGTTCTAAAGTTCGGTTATCTTGTGGTGATAATTCTCCCTTAGCTTTCTTTGTCGGTAAGCCTAGACCATAG